Proteins encoded together in one Miscanthus floridulus cultivar M001 chromosome 16, ASM1932011v1, whole genome shotgun sequence window:
- the LOC136511941 gene encoding uncharacterized protein, whose protein sequence is MARSTSLSEAEAGISCFTSSLPGFRGVLKHRYADFIVHEVARDGALVQLTSFDLPTECVDVNEEDKAAPSAEADHSQALESFRSLCGDADCNALKSLLERVSAGGDSDVSPVILSPDADKAHRSDVHNFFKKTFKFLVTDTVEHSDGVQRCIRVRLGSGAGGGRGGGGRGRGRKRKNMGSSDWRDDRPFDSRGSSNWSDNAGKFLRFHLYKENKDTQEALGVIGKMLGLQPRSFGFAGTKDKRAVTTQQVTVFKVQASRLAALNNRLFGIKVGNFCYVKEGLVLGQLTGNRFAITLRGVTAESEDMIKNAVDGLGKNGFINYYGLQRFGSGSVPTHLVGAALLRGEWKAAVNLILDPREGERDDINEVRKHYKEHGDIDMALRNFPRHLVAERAILQCLKKCPGNHLQALKGIPRTLRMMYVHSYQSYLWNHAASMRVEKYGISQVVEGDLVYNKECPPEESTSVNILETDDGHTNSIEIDLCSEAQPEESIQSVKIVDSGDLLKGIYTFDDVVLPLPGSQALFPGNEVAEIYHEMARKDGISLTENAHGVKEFSITSMKGGYRRVFQRPIGFEWELMTYTDDSSSLAETDLDVLSRTKPKEANELISNQEHQDKLEKAPDSSVPTNENSSQENKLIGSPDTLSKKLALKLAFILPASCYATMAIRELLKTSTSVAYQKTLSC, encoded by the exons ATGGCGCGCTCGACCTCACTCTCCGAGGCGGAGGCGGGCATCTCCTGCTTCACCTCCTCCCTTCCCGGATTCCGCGGCGTCCTCAAGCACCGCTATGCTGATTTCATCGTCCACGAGGTTGCCCGCGACGGCGCTCTCGTCCAGCTCACCTCGTTCGATCTCCCCACCGAG TGCGTTGATGTGAATGAGGAGGATAAGGCGGCGCCGTCGGCTGAAGCGGACCACTCGCAGGCCCTTGAGTCGTTCCGTTCACTTTGCGGCGATGCCGACTGCAACGCATTGAAGAGTCTCCTGGAGAGGGTGTCGGCTGGTGGTGACAGTGATGTCTCGCCTGTCATTCTCTCGCCTGATGCTGACAAGGCTCACCGATCG GACGTGCATAACTTCTTTAAGAAGACCTTCAAGTTCCTGGTCACGGACACGGTGGAACACAGTGATGGGGTCCAGAGGTGCATCAGGGTGCGGTTGGGGTCAGGAGCAGGTGGTGGAAGGGGTGGTGGCGGCCGCGGGAGAGGAAGGAAACGGAAGAACATGGGTAGTTCTGATTGGAGAGATGACAGGCCATTTGATAGTAGAGGGTCGAGTAATTGGTCAGATAATGCTGGGAAGTTCCTGAG GTTTCACCTGTACAAAGAGAACAAGGACACCCAAGAAGCATTAGGAGTAATAGGAAAAATGCTAGGACTTCAG CCACGCTCATTTGGGTTTGCAGGGACAAAGGATAAGCGTGCTGTTACTACACAGCAG GTAACTGTTTTCAAGGTGCAAGCCAGTAGATTGGCTGCTCTTAATAATCGGCTGTTTGGGATTAAAGTTGGAAACTTCTG TTATGTGAAGGAGGGACTTGTTCTTGGTCAGCTCACAGGAAATCGATTTGCAATTACTCTGAG GGGTGTTACTGCAGAATCTGAAGACATGATAAAAAATGCCGTAGATGGCTTAGGAAAGAATGGATTTATCAACTACTATGGTTTGCAG CGTTTTGGAAGTGGTTCAGTACCAACACACCTTGTTGGGGCTGCTTTGCTTAGAGGAGAGTGGAAGGCTGCTGTAAACTTGATTCTTGATCCAAGGGAAGGAG AGCGTGATGACATTAATGAGGTGCGCAAACATTACAAGGAACATGGTGACATTGATATGGCACTGAGGAACTTCCCTCGGCACCTCGTAGCTGAGAGGGCAATA CTTCAATGTCTGAAGAAATGCCCTGGTAACCATCTGCAAGCACTTAAGGGTATACCAAGAACACTTAGAATGAT GTACGTACATAGTTACCAAAGTTACCTGTGGAATCATGCTGCCAGTATGAGAGTGGAAAAGTATG GCATTTCACAGGTTGTAGAAGGTGACTTAGTGTATAACAAAGAATGCCCTCCAGAAGAATCGACTTCCGTAAACATTCTGGAAACTGATGATGGCCATACAAATTCAATTGAAATTGATCTATGTTCTGAAGCACAACCAGAAGAAAGCATCCAGTCTGTGAAG ATAGTTGATTCTGGAGATTTATTGAAGGGGATATACACATTTGATGATGTTGTCCTACCTTTGCCTGG TTCACAAGCATTGTTTCCCGGGAATGAAGTTGCTGAGATTTACCATGAAATGGCTAGAAAG GATGGCATTAGCTTGACGGAGAATGCTCATGGTGTCAA AGAGTTTTCAATTACAAGCATGAAAGGTGGTTACCGTCGAGTGTTCCAGCGGCCTATTGGTTTCGAGTG GGAACTCATGACTTACACGGATGACAGTTCATCTTTAGCAGAAACTGATTTAGATGTTCTGTCCAGAACCAAGCCTAAAGAAGCAAATGAGCTTATTTCTAACCAGGAGCATCAGGATAAGTTGGAAAAGGCTCCTGATTCCTCTGTACCAACTAATGAGAATAGCTCGCAAGAAAATAAGCTTATTGGCAGCCCAGATACACTATCAAAGAAATTGGCCTTAAAATTAGCATTTATTTTACCAGCATCATGTTATGCGACAATGGCTATCCGGGAGCTTCTGAAGACTTCCACATCG GTTGCATATCAGAAAACACTCAGCTGCTAA
- the LOC136512777 gene encoding protein tesmin/TSO1-like CXC 7 isoform X3 — protein sequence MEATPISMKPPSPAPAAPPPSTLEPRDMPTHAVGGTELEPSSMNQLAIAPDPKRQRVEEAADGNGCKHCACKKSRCLKLYCPCFSGGGYCSDKCGCQPCFNKEAFSETVQTTRKVLLSRQKRMSMKINRRPEANAEPVEDAHHSSSSTPPRRGCNCKKSSCLKKYCDCYQNPFGKNEGIMADDSKRYLYTGADLDHSEGEHDFVVERSPRLQSPISKESSFHQTPPHLRASNRDTHVFPQGISQWQALPRSWQHCSNKRNSNDRAMDDSANYKNSNHDWQLSKPEDSYSISKCIQILNGMVELSQVEKSVAPDVFLQPGNREIFISLGGDVRAMWLKRKIQHLA from the exons ATGGAAGCCACCCCGATCTCCATGAAGCCAccatcgccggcgccggcggcgccaCCCCCGTCCACGCTGGAGCCCAGGGACATGCCAACGCATGCCGTCGGAGGGACCGAGCTGGAGCCGTCCAGCATGAACCAGCTGGCAATAGCCCCGGACCCCAAACG GCAGAGGGTGGAGGAGGCTGCGGATGGCAACGGGTGCAAGCATTGCGCCTGCAAGAAGTCCAGATGCTTGAAGCT CTATTGCCCATGTTTTTCTGGAGGTGGTTATTGTTCTGATAAGTGTGGCTGCCAACCATGTTTCAACAAAGAAGCTTTTTCAGAAACAGTTCAGACTACTCGCAAGGTGTTACTTTCAAGACAGAAGCGTATGTCAATGAAAATTAATAGGAGACCTGAGGCAAATGCTGAACCTGTG GAAGATGCtcaccattcttcttcttcaacTCCACCAAGGAGAGGTTGCAACTGCAAGAAATCAAGTTGCCTAAAGAAATACTGTGATTGCTACCAG AATCCTTTTGGGAAAAATG AAGGCATAATGGCTGATGATAGTAAGCGCTATCTATATACTGGTGCTGATTTGGATCACAGCGAGGGTGAACATGACTTTGTTGTGGAGCGCTCGCCTCGTCTACAATCACCTATCTCGAAGGAGTCTTCTTTTCATCAAACCCCACCTCATCTTAGGGCCTCAAACAGAGACACACATGTGTTCCCACAGGGGATATCCCAATGGCAGGCACTGCCCCGCTCGTGGCAGCATTGTTCCAACAAGAGGAACAGCAATGACCGGGCGATGGACGACTCTGCAAACTACAAGAACTCAAACCATGACTGGCAGCTATCCAAGCCCGAGGACAGCTACAGCATATCGAAGTGCATCCAGATCCTGAACGGCATGGTGGAGCTGTCACAGGTGGAGAAATCAGTTGCCCCCGATGTCTTCCTGCAGCCGGGCAACCGGGAAATTTTCATCTCCCTCGGCGGAGACGTGCGCGCCATGTGGCTGAAGCGCAAGATTCAGCACCTGGCCTAG
- the LOC136512777 gene encoding protein tesmin/TSO1-like CXC 7 isoform X1: MEATPISMKPPSPAPAAPPPSTLEPRDMPTHAVGGTELEPSSMNQLAIAPDPKRQRVEEAADGNGCKHCACKKSRCLKLYCPCFSGGGYCSDKCGCQPCFNKEAFSETVQTTRKVLLSRQKRMSMKINRRPEANAEPVEDAHHSSSSTPPRRGCNCKKSSCLKKYCDCYQNGTGCSLFCCCDDCQNPFGKNEGIMADDSKRYLYTGADLDHSEGEHDFVVERSPRLQSPISKESSFHQTPPHLRASNRDTHVFPQGISQWQALPRSWQHCSNKRNSNDRAMDDSANYKNSNHDWQLSKPEDSYSISKCIQILNGMVELSQVEKSVAPDVFLQPGNREIFISLGGDVRAMWLKRKIQHLA; this comes from the exons ATGGAAGCCACCCCGATCTCCATGAAGCCAccatcgccggcgccggcggcgccaCCCCCGTCCACGCTGGAGCCCAGGGACATGCCAACGCATGCCGTCGGAGGGACCGAGCTGGAGCCGTCCAGCATGAACCAGCTGGCAATAGCCCCGGACCCCAAACG GCAGAGGGTGGAGGAGGCTGCGGATGGCAACGGGTGCAAGCATTGCGCCTGCAAGAAGTCCAGATGCTTGAAGCT CTATTGCCCATGTTTTTCTGGAGGTGGTTATTGTTCTGATAAGTGTGGCTGCCAACCATGTTTCAACAAAGAAGCTTTTTCAGAAACAGTTCAGACTACTCGCAAGGTGTTACTTTCAAGACAGAAGCGTATGTCAATGAAAATTAATAGGAGACCTGAGGCAAATGCTGAACCTGTG GAAGATGCtcaccattcttcttcttcaacTCCACCAAGGAGAGGTTGCAACTGCAAGAAATCAAGTTGCCTAAAGAAATACTGTGATTGCTACCAG AATGGGACTGGATGTTCCTTGTTTTGCTGTTGTGACGATTGCCAGAATCCTTTTGGGAAAAATG AAGGCATAATGGCTGATGATAGTAAGCGCTATCTATATACTGGTGCTGATTTGGATCACAGCGAGGGTGAACATGACTTTGTTGTGGAGCGCTCGCCTCGTCTACAATCACCTATCTCGAAGGAGTCTTCTTTTCATCAAACCCCACCTCATCTTAGGGCCTCAAACAGAGACACACATGTGTTCCCACAGGGGATATCCCAATGGCAGGCACTGCCCCGCTCGTGGCAGCATTGTTCCAACAAGAGGAACAGCAATGACCGGGCGATGGACGACTCTGCAAACTACAAGAACTCAAACCATGACTGGCAGCTATCCAAGCCCGAGGACAGCTACAGCATATCGAAGTGCATCCAGATCCTGAACGGCATGGTGGAGCTGTCACAGGTGGAGAAATCAGTTGCCCCCGATGTCTTCCTGCAGCCGGGCAACCGGGAAATTTTCATCTCCCTCGGCGGAGACGTGCGCGCCATGTGGCTGAAGCGCAAGATTCAGCACCTGGCCTAG
- the LOC136512777 gene encoding protein tesmin/TSO1-like CXC 7 isoform X2 has translation MEATPISMKPPSPAPAAPPPSTLEPRDMPTHAVGGTELEPSSMNQLAIAPDPKRQRVEEAADGNGCKHCACKKSRCLKLYCPCFSGGGYCSDKCGCQPCFNKEAFSETVQTTRKVLLSRQKRMSMKINRRPEANAEPEDAHHSSSSTPPRRGCNCKKSSCLKKYCDCYQNGTGCSLFCCCDDCQNPFGKNEGIMADDSKRYLYTGADLDHSEGEHDFVVERSPRLQSPISKESSFHQTPPHLRASNRDTHVFPQGISQWQALPRSWQHCSNKRNSNDRAMDDSANYKNSNHDWQLSKPEDSYSISKCIQILNGMVELSQVEKSVAPDVFLQPGNREIFISLGGDVRAMWLKRKIQHLA, from the exons ATGGAAGCCACCCCGATCTCCATGAAGCCAccatcgccggcgccggcggcgccaCCCCCGTCCACGCTGGAGCCCAGGGACATGCCAACGCATGCCGTCGGAGGGACCGAGCTGGAGCCGTCCAGCATGAACCAGCTGGCAATAGCCCCGGACCCCAAACG GCAGAGGGTGGAGGAGGCTGCGGATGGCAACGGGTGCAAGCATTGCGCCTGCAAGAAGTCCAGATGCTTGAAGCT CTATTGCCCATGTTTTTCTGGAGGTGGTTATTGTTCTGATAAGTGTGGCTGCCAACCATGTTTCAACAAAGAAGCTTTTTCAGAAACAGTTCAGACTACTCGCAAGGTGTTACTTTCAAGACAGAAGCGTATGTCAATGAAAATTAATAGGAGACCTGAGGCAAATGCTGAACCT GAAGATGCtcaccattcttcttcttcaacTCCACCAAGGAGAGGTTGCAACTGCAAGAAATCAAGTTGCCTAAAGAAATACTGTGATTGCTACCAG AATGGGACTGGATGTTCCTTGTTTTGCTGTTGTGACGATTGCCAGAATCCTTTTGGGAAAAATG AAGGCATAATGGCTGATGATAGTAAGCGCTATCTATATACTGGTGCTGATTTGGATCACAGCGAGGGTGAACATGACTTTGTTGTGGAGCGCTCGCCTCGTCTACAATCACCTATCTCGAAGGAGTCTTCTTTTCATCAAACCCCACCTCATCTTAGGGCCTCAAACAGAGACACACATGTGTTCCCACAGGGGATATCCCAATGGCAGGCACTGCCCCGCTCGTGGCAGCATTGTTCCAACAAGAGGAACAGCAATGACCGGGCGATGGACGACTCTGCAAACTACAAGAACTCAAACCATGACTGGCAGCTATCCAAGCCCGAGGACAGCTACAGCATATCGAAGTGCATCCAGATCCTGAACGGCATGGTGGAGCTGTCACAGGTGGAGAAATCAGTTGCCCCCGATGTCTTCCTGCAGCCGGGCAACCGGGAAATTTTCATCTCCCTCGGCGGAGACGTGCGCGCCATGTGGCTGAAGCGCAAGATTCAGCACCTGGCCTAG